In Brevibacillus brevis NBRC 100599, a single genomic region encodes these proteins:
- a CDS encoding tetratricopeptide repeat protein, with amino-acid sequence MKIEDWFHTLRNKAQTIEEKWQGASEQERLQLAEQLFQLRQVSDTVVDLWLQFEEKLSNAIRNIKEMEGQLPAEEKKAHQPKVKTESPKAIETNTYEPIFRRGEGFYHLRMFQDAKKCFAELVQKSPDWESGRLYYAYSLLLCEEKELAFREFRLLGRTASSPTIVAISFNAIGCILAEEEQWLEAAQAFKTSLEIKPEQEEAKYNLALCYLRDGDAQEALDELEPYLEKNEHDWEAQMLWLRAAKLLHMMDKTVEWSPPKGLQLPTRDLDSDTLQEMASLYETVGNYHRAQICYHFLTERSPKDGWTWHGLAWNTWLIAGTKRALTLVKKAISLAPENDDFLFSYGWMLLFDGRVEEAIKAFRIMLEKNRDNRLGQSGMISAYEKLGDTQEAKRMAKYFLEDAEPYVRSLGYFHLGRIAVVEENWRLAEQYFQRALPFAEQLWEIPIYLQLCASKLGQSEMQTELVQP; translated from the coding sequence GTGAAAATCGAGGACTGGTTTCATACGCTTCGGAACAAAGCGCAGACGATTGAAGAGAAGTGGCAGGGGGCTTCTGAACAAGAACGTCTTCAGCTCGCGGAACAATTGTTTCAATTGCGCCAAGTAAGTGATACTGTCGTAGACCTGTGGCTGCAATTCGAAGAAAAATTATCGAATGCGATTCGTAACATCAAGGAAATGGAAGGACAGCTTCCGGCAGAAGAGAAAAAGGCGCATCAGCCGAAGGTGAAAACAGAATCACCAAAGGCCATTGAAACAAACACATACGAGCCGATTTTTCGTCGTGGGGAAGGCTTTTATCATTTGCGTATGTTCCAAGACGCGAAAAAGTGTTTTGCAGAATTAGTTCAAAAATCGCCAGACTGGGAAAGTGGGCGCCTATATTACGCCTACAGTCTCCTTTTGTGTGAGGAGAAAGAATTAGCTTTTCGGGAATTCCGTCTTCTCGGCAGGACAGCAAGCTCACCTACCATTGTGGCCATTAGTTTTAATGCCATCGGGTGTATACTTGCGGAAGAGGAGCAGTGGCTAGAGGCGGCACAAGCTTTTAAGACTTCTCTCGAGATCAAGCCAGAACAGGAAGAAGCCAAATACAACCTCGCGCTATGCTATTTAAGAGATGGCGATGCACAGGAAGCTTTGGACGAATTGGAACCGTATCTAGAAAAAAACGAGCACGATTGGGAAGCGCAGATGCTATGGCTACGTGCTGCCAAATTACTGCATATGATGGACAAGACGGTGGAATGGAGCCCGCCGAAAGGCTTGCAATTGCCGACACGCGATTTGGACAGCGATACTCTTCAGGAAATGGCCTCTTTATACGAAACAGTGGGCAATTACCACCGGGCACAGATTTGCTATCACTTTTTGACGGAGCGTTCCCCAAAAGATGGGTGGACGTGGCATGGCTTGGCCTGGAATACTTGGCTGATTGCTGGTACAAAGCGCGCATTAACGCTCGTCAAAAAAGCGATCAGTCTTGCACCCGAAAATGACGACTTTCTTTTTAGTTATGGCTGGATGCTGTTGTTTGACGGAAGGGTAGAGGAAGCAATCAAAGCGTTTCGGATCATGCTGGAGAAAAACCGAGACAATCGCCTCGGACAATCCGGGATGATTTCCGCATACGAAAAGCTGGGGGATACACAAGAAGCAAAACGGATGGCAAAGTATTTCCTGGAAGACGCTGAGCCATATGTACGTTCGTTAGGGTATTTTCATCTGGGAAGAATCGCGGTTGTGGAAGAAAATTGGCGCCTGGCTGAACAATATTTTCAACGGGCATTGCCATTCGCAGAACAGTTATGGGAAATCCCCATCTATCTGCAACTTTGTGCAAGCAAGCTCGGTCAATCAGAAATGCAGACTGAGCTGGTACAGCCGTAA
- the dinG gene encoding ATP-dependent DNA helicase DinG has protein sequence MNRLLVVDFETTGSHPRQGDSIIQIGAVAIDDGQITESFSTLIHPGQDIPPFITQLTGITNEMVADAPSLEEVFPDFLRLLDGRAFVAHNASFDLQFLQEALLSQGYYAFDGYVLDTVELSRVLLPMQNSYRLGELASELEIEHDNPHQADSDALATAQLFLHLLDILKKLPLVTIQRLQMLVSSFRSDIEVLLRQIEMEKLIELPELDGTPTKTDSSDMWDIYRQLALRKREEKLTASLKHPPVDVTVTKAFAEQLEDVLGENGYMQAKMSGYQRRDAQEAMMHAVYEAMEDGVHLLVEAGTGTGKSLAYLLPGIIWAHHNQQQLVVSTNTIQLQEQLFHKEIATLQESLPFSFTASTLKGRGNYLCLRKFEQAVDEPVEGSSQEMRLVKGQMLTWLTQTVTGDVEELSMPPSGQLLWQQVKSDTGSCLNRACPWFSRCYYFQAKERARDVDVLIVNHALFISDLQAENRILPAYEVAIVDEAHHLEDAATQHLGKQFSTTQLLFLLDRASVEESGSIARFAEELQSWMPAVQEEVVAKLLELRKQSATLREKAQQWTQLLYAWASDRAEETTDAGRETVRYRIESFVGKHEKIRKVTKKLIEGMTAYAAGIEQLLRTTPQEEKPPFAVRSLLTDLFGLIKDWQNTVELLHFFLLEQDAEYVYWMEVESRTARKQVHLSAALLKVADSLAEPLFAQKRSLILTSATLTVKNSFSYIKSQFGLDQLPEERVRTLSLPSPFHYEEQGLLLIPSDFPAPGKESDHTYLEAVIQGCVDVVLASKGRTLILFTSHSMLRLVYQAMKERLAEAPEPYTLFGHGIDSNNRSKLVRLFRSMERSVLLGTSSFWEGVDIQGEWLSSLVIVRLPFAPPNHPVYQGRAELLKAEGKNAFMSLSLPQAVLQFKQGVGRLIRHHLDRGVVIVLDTRVVEARYGRSFLQSLPPFQIESGPWPTLRERIEPFLSMQSLSDS, from the coding sequence TTGAATCGATTACTAGTTGTAGATTTTGAGACGACGGGAAGCCATCCACGCCAAGGGGACAGCATCATTCAGATTGGTGCCGTCGCAATCGATGACGGGCAGATTACCGAGAGTTTTTCCACCCTGATTCATCCGGGCCAGGATATTCCCCCTTTTATTACCCAATTAACAGGGATTACCAACGAGATGGTTGCAGATGCTCCTTCCTTGGAAGAAGTGTTTCCAGATTTCTTGCGTTTATTGGACGGGCGAGCTTTTGTTGCACATAATGCAAGCTTTGATCTCCAATTTTTACAAGAAGCCCTGCTGAGCCAGGGCTATTATGCGTTTGACGGCTACGTGCTTGATACGGTGGAGCTATCCCGCGTTCTTTTGCCGATGCAAAATAGCTACAGACTCGGAGAACTGGCGTCTGAGCTGGAAATCGAGCACGATAATCCTCATCAAGCAGATAGTGATGCGCTTGCCACGGCCCAGCTGTTTCTCCACTTGCTGGATATTTTAAAGAAATTGCCACTTGTAACGATCCAGCGGCTGCAGATGCTCGTCTCTTCGTTTCGCTCAGATATCGAGGTTCTTTTGCGGCAGATCGAGATGGAAAAGCTAATAGAGCTGCCAGAGCTGGATGGAACGCCAACCAAAACGGATTCCTCCGATATGTGGGATATTTATCGCCAGTTGGCCTTACGGAAACGCGAAGAAAAATTAACAGCGTCCCTGAAGCATCCTCCTGTCGATGTGACAGTGACCAAAGCGTTTGCCGAGCAGCTCGAGGATGTCTTGGGCGAAAACGGGTACATGCAGGCGAAAATGTCGGGGTATCAACGTAGAGATGCTCAGGAAGCGATGATGCATGCCGTCTATGAGGCAATGGAGGATGGCGTCCATTTATTGGTAGAGGCGGGGACAGGTACGGGAAAATCATTAGCCTATCTCTTGCCGGGGATCATTTGGGCTCATCACAATCAGCAGCAGCTGGTGGTCAGTACCAATACCATTCAATTGCAGGAACAGCTATTCCATAAGGAAATCGCTACCTTGCAGGAGTCGTTGCCGTTTTCGTTTACTGCTTCGACGCTAAAAGGCAGAGGAAACTACTTATGCTTGCGTAAATTTGAACAAGCTGTGGACGAGCCTGTAGAAGGAAGCAGCCAAGAAATGCGCTTGGTAAAAGGACAGATGCTGACGTGGCTCACGCAAACTGTTACCGGTGACGTGGAAGAGCTGAGCATGCCTCCAAGTGGTCAACTGCTATGGCAACAGGTAAAAAGTGATACGGGCTCTTGCTTGAATCGGGCTTGTCCGTGGTTTAGTCGCTGCTACTATTTTCAGGCGAAGGAACGGGCTCGCGATGTCGATGTCCTCATCGTCAATCACGCCCTTTTCATCAGCGATCTACAAGCGGAAAACAGGATCCTACCTGCGTATGAAGTTGCCATCGTCGATGAGGCCCATCATTTGGAGGATGCTGCGACACAGCATCTAGGCAAGCAGTTTTCAACCACGCAGCTTCTTTTCTTGCTAGATCGTGCATCGGTTGAAGAGAGTGGGTCAATTGCACGCTTCGCAGAAGAGCTGCAAAGCTGGATGCCTGCGGTACAAGAAGAAGTAGTGGCAAAGCTTTTGGAGCTGAGAAAACAGTCCGCGACCTTGCGAGAGAAAGCGCAGCAATGGACACAGCTCTTGTATGCATGGGCATCAGATCGTGCGGAGGAGACGACGGACGCTGGTCGTGAGACGGTACGTTATCGGATCGAATCGTTTGTAGGCAAACACGAGAAGATACGCAAAGTAACCAAAAAGCTGATTGAAGGGATGACTGCCTATGCAGCGGGCATCGAGCAGCTTTTGCGAACGACTCCGCAAGAGGAAAAGCCACCTTTTGCTGTACGTAGTCTACTGACAGATTTATTTGGTCTCATCAAAGACTGGCAGAATACCGTGGAGCTGCTTCACTTCTTTTTACTTGAGCAGGATGCAGAGTATGTGTATTGGATGGAAGTAGAGTCCCGTACAGCTCGCAAGCAGGTGCATTTGTCCGCAGCACTCTTGAAGGTTGCCGACTCACTGGCAGAACCACTGTTCGCGCAAAAACGGAGCCTGATTTTGACATCAGCCACTCTGACGGTCAAAAACAGCTTTTCCTACATCAAAAGCCAGTTTGGTCTCGACCAACTGCCTGAGGAACGAGTGCGCACCTTGTCACTGCCATCGCCGTTTCATTATGAAGAGCAGGGATTGCTGTTGATCCCATCTGATTTCCCGGCACCAGGTAAAGAGAGTGACCACACGTATTTGGAGGCGGTCATACAAGGGTGCGTGGATGTCGTACTGGCTTCGAAAGGAAGGACGTTGATCCTGTTTACCTCCCATTCGATGCTTCGCCTTGTTTATCAAGCGATGAAGGAACGACTAGCGGAGGCGCCAGAACCGTATACGTTATTCGGTCACGGGATTGATAGCAACAATCGGAGCAAGCTGGTGCGACTGTTCCGAAGCATGGAGAGAAGTGTTCTGCTTGGGACGAGCAGCTTCTGGGAAGGTGTCGATATCCAGGGGGAATGGCTGAGCAGTTTGGTTATTGTTCGACTTCCGTTTGCTCCGCCGAATCACCCTGTCTATCAAGGAAGGGCAGAGCTTTTGAAGGCAGAAGGAAAAAATGCCTTTATGTCGTTGTCTCTTCCACAAGCCGTTCTGCAATTTAAGCAAGGGGTGGGACGATTAATTCGCCATCACTTGGATCGAGGGGTCGTGATCGTTCTCGACACGCGTGTGGTTGAGGCGAGATATGGACGCTCATTCCTTCAATCTTTGCCGCCATTTCAAATCGAAAGCGGTCCATGGCCAACACTGCGAGAGCGTATAGAGCCATTCCTTAGTATGCAATCCCTGTCAGATTCATAA
- the panD gene encoding aspartate 1-decarboxylase translates to MFRTMMKAKIHRATVTEANLNYVGSITIDKNLLDALDILPNEKVQIVNNNNGARLETYVIEGAPGSGVICLNGAAARLVQEGDIVIIIAYAMMTDEEARTYKPRVAIMDEKNQIKELIAEEVHATIL, encoded by the coding sequence GTGTTCCGCACCATGATGAAAGCAAAAATCCATCGCGCAACGGTAACTGAGGCAAACTTGAACTATGTAGGAAGTATTACCATCGACAAAAATTTGTTGGATGCGCTGGATATTTTGCCAAATGAAAAAGTACAAATCGTCAATAACAACAACGGAGCGCGTCTGGAAACCTACGTCATCGAAGGTGCTCCAGGCAGTGGCGTCATTTGCTTGAACGGAGCAGCTGCACGTCTCGTACAAGAGGGTGATATCGTGATTATTATTGCCTATGCGATGATGACGGATGAAGAGGCAAGAACCTACAAGCCACGTGTCGCCATCATGGATGAAAAAAATCAGATCAAAGAATTGATTGCGGAAGAAGTACACGCGACGATTCTGTAA
- a CDS encoding amidohydrolase: MKKTILIHATVITVNDTNEVIHDGAVAFEGNKITYVGPTPEDLSEAGYDEVIDQKGDYILPGLINTHGHAGMSLLRGYADDLPLQQWLEDKMWPLEAQFTGDTVKWGTQLSLIEMIRTGTTTFVDMYDHMDVVAKEVDAAGMRARLCRGMIGLCSEEERQTKLKDATLFAKEWHNQADGRITVMMAPHAPYTCSPEFITQIIEKADELSLPLHIHMSETAWEVGQNEKDYGQRPVAHLEKLGMFNRPTLVAHAVHLTDEEIDILAKYNVRVSHNVVSNLKLASGVAPVPKMLAKGVSVSLGTDSSASNNNLNLFEELKLAAILHKGVNNDPVAVPAEEALRMATRYGAEGVFQQETLGSIEVGKQADLIVMDSHQAHFHPAHQPISHVVYAANGRDVKDTIVAGKFLMRNHKLLTIDEERAIYEANRVFQTLKR, from the coding sequence ATGAAAAAGACGATCCTCATTCACGCAACAGTCATTACCGTTAACGATACGAATGAAGTCATTCACGATGGTGCCGTAGCATTCGAAGGTAACAAGATTACGTATGTGGGCCCAACTCCTGAGGACCTATCAGAAGCAGGATACGATGAGGTTATCGATCAAAAAGGAGACTACATACTGCCTGGTTTAATCAACACGCATGGACATGCTGGTATGTCCCTCCTACGCGGTTATGCAGATGATTTGCCGCTGCAACAATGGCTGGAAGACAAAATGTGGCCATTGGAGGCGCAATTCACGGGAGATACAGTAAAATGGGGTACTCAACTGTCGCTTATTGAGATGATTCGTACGGGAACCACTACGTTTGTGGATATGTATGATCATATGGATGTTGTGGCAAAGGAAGTCGATGCAGCTGGAATGCGTGCCCGCCTTTGCCGAGGGATGATCGGTTTGTGTTCTGAAGAAGAACGTCAAACAAAGCTGAAAGACGCGACTCTTTTTGCAAAAGAATGGCATAATCAGGCAGACGGACGTATTACCGTCATGATGGCACCGCATGCGCCGTACACCTGCTCGCCAGAATTTATTACCCAAATTATCGAAAAAGCCGATGAGTTGTCCTTGCCGCTTCATATCCATATGTCTGAAACCGCTTGGGAAGTCGGTCAAAACGAGAAGGACTACGGACAGCGTCCAGTTGCACATTTGGAAAAGCTGGGCATGTTCAATCGCCCAACACTCGTAGCGCACGCTGTTCACCTTACGGATGAAGAAATCGACATTTTGGCAAAATACAACGTGAGAGTTTCTCATAATGTCGTGAGCAACCTGAAGCTGGCAAGCGGTGTTGCGCCTGTTCCGAAAATGTTGGCAAAAGGTGTAAGCGTATCACTGGGTACGGACAGCTCGGCAAGCAACAACAATTTGAATTTGTTTGAGGAATTGAAGCTCGCTGCGATCCTGCACAAAGGTGTAAATAACGACCCAGTAGCGGTTCCAGCAGAGGAAGCCCTTCGCATGGCTACTCGTTATGGCGCAGAAGGGGTGTTCCAACAAGAAACACTCGGAAGCATTGAAGTAGGCAAGCAAGCTGACTTGATCGTGATGGATAGCCATCAAGCTCATTTCCACCCAGCACACCAACCGATTTCACACGTGGTGTACGCGGCAAATGGACGAGATGTGAAAGATACGATTGTAGCGGGTAAATTCTTAATGCGTAATCATAAGTTGTTGACCATCGATGAGGAGCGCGCGATTTACGAAGCAAACCGCGTATTCCAAACGTTAAAACGGTAA
- a CDS encoding redox-sensing transcriptional repressor Rex, with amino-acid sequence MAKHEKISEAVVRRLPIYLRYLSYLQQVEVTTVSSQQMGKNLDVNPAQIRKDLAAFGDFGKKGIGYDVDYLVEKIREILKLTDEIRVALVGAGHLGHAISNYNAYLKDNMRIAAIFDNNPEKQGKKVAGIPIQPLSELEETIVNKQIKLAIITVPAPAAQSVCDQLTQAGIKGILNFAPTTIRAGKDVRIHYADVTSNLQSLAYYLT; translated from the coding sequence GTGGCAAAACACGAAAAGATTTCGGAAGCGGTCGTCCGTCGTTTGCCGATTTATCTGCGTTACCTCAGTTATTTGCAGCAGGTTGAGGTGACCACCGTTTCCTCCCAACAGATGGGCAAGAATCTCGATGTGAATCCTGCCCAAATCAGAAAAGATCTTGCAGCTTTTGGTGATTTTGGAAAAAAGGGAATCGGCTATGATGTCGATTATCTGGTGGAAAAAATACGTGAAATTCTAAAACTAACAGATGAAATCCGTGTCGCTTTGGTCGGAGCTGGGCATTTGGGCCATGCCATTAGTAACTACAACGCTTATTTGAAAGATAACATGCGGATTGCGGCCATCTTTGATAATAATCCAGAGAAGCAGGGTAAAAAAGTCGCAGGTATACCGATTCAGCCTTTATCAGAGCTGGAAGAGACAATCGTAAACAAGCAAATCAAGCTGGCGATTATTACGGTACCGGCACCTGCAGCGCAATCCGTATGTGATCAGTTGACTCAAGCGGGTATCAAGGGGATCTTGAATTTTGCCCCTACGACGATTCGCGCAGGAAAAGATGTTCGCATTCACTATGCGGACGTGACGTCCAACCTGCAAAGCCTGGCCTACTACTTGACATAA
- a CDS encoding AAA family ATPase, which produces MRKEILIGVVPALLIFLVFLGVNITPFLVFGAVLGAIYFLVIRQQNGQGGNVALGGKRKANKHELPKSDVQFADIGGQERAKKELKESLDFLVYKDKIEQYGIRPIKGVLLTGPPGTGKTLMAKAAANYTNSAFVAASGSQFVEMYVGVGAQRVRELFQEAKALAEKNGQDSAIIFIDEIDVVGGKRDGQQQREYDQTLNQLLTEMDGVATTDKPRILVMAATNRKDMLDAALLRPGRFDRHISVDLPDKPAREQILTIHTANKPLGEDVTLEKVAQETFGFSGAQLESVANEAAIYAMRDRQDKITAKHFGYAVDKVMLGEKVDRQASEEEKKRVALHELGHAIVSESVRPGSVSQVTLSPRGKALGYVRQNPMEDRYLYTKEAMEKQIMVSLGGAVAEEIYYGGRSTGSKNDFEQALGMAQEIVQSGMSELGIVHLQYVDKNRIHDEVERLLEGLLAETRNLLRQFDSVFQTGLHTLLEAEVLQGDEFRALLSQTKEEVTV; this is translated from the coding sequence GTGCGTAAAGAAATACTGATCGGCGTCGTACCTGCACTGTTGATTTTTCTTGTTTTTCTTGGTGTAAACATTACGCCATTCCTGGTGTTCGGAGCCGTACTGGGTGCGATTTACTTTCTAGTCATCCGCCAGCAAAATGGTCAAGGTGGAAATGTCGCCCTCGGGGGGAAAAGAAAAGCAAACAAGCATGAGCTGCCGAAATCGGACGTGCAGTTTGCCGATATCGGTGGACAGGAACGCGCCAAAAAAGAACTGAAGGAATCGCTTGATTTTCTCGTGTATAAAGACAAAATTGAGCAGTACGGGATTCGCCCGATTAAAGGTGTTCTTTTGACAGGTCCTCCTGGTACGGGTAAGACACTGATGGCGAAAGCGGCAGCAAACTATACAAATTCTGCTTTTGTGGCGGCATCGGGTTCGCAGTTCGTAGAGATGTACGTCGGTGTCGGTGCACAACGCGTCCGTGAATTGTTTCAGGAAGCGAAGGCATTAGCAGAGAAAAATGGGCAAGACAGCGCGATTATTTTTATCGATGAGATCGATGTCGTCGGTGGAAAAAGGGACGGTCAACAGCAGCGAGAATACGATCAAACCTTGAATCAACTGTTGACGGAGATGGATGGTGTAGCTACGACTGACAAACCGCGGATTTTAGTCATGGCAGCTACGAACCGGAAGGACATGCTCGACGCAGCGCTGTTGCGTCCTGGGCGTTTTGACCGTCATATTAGCGTTGATCTTCCGGACAAACCAGCACGCGAGCAGATTTTGACCATTCATACAGCCAATAAACCGCTAGGCGAGGACGTCACACTGGAAAAAGTGGCTCAGGAGACATTCGGATTTTCTGGCGCACAGCTGGAGAGTGTAGCCAATGAAGCAGCCATTTACGCCATGCGTGACCGCCAGGACAAGATCACAGCGAAGCATTTTGGCTATGCAGTGGACAAGGTTATGCTCGGAGAGAAGGTAGACCGTCAAGCATCTGAGGAAGAGAAGAAGCGCGTTGCTCTCCATGAATTGGGACATGCCATTGTCAGTGAGAGCGTGCGACCAGGCTCTGTTTCGCAGGTCACACTGAGTCCACGAGGCAAAGCACTGGGATACGTCCGACAAAATCCAATGGAAGACCGCTATCTGTATACCAAGGAAGCGATGGAGAAGCAAATCATGGTTAGCCTTGGAGGAGCCGTAGCGGAGGAAATCTACTACGGTGGGCGCAGTACTGGATCGAAGAATGACTTCGAGCAGGCGCTGGGAATGGCACAAGAAATTGTACAAAGCGGTATGTCCGAGCTAGGGATTGTACATTTGCAATACGTGGATAAGAATCGGATTCATGACGAGGTTGAGCGTCTGCTGGAAGGATTGCTCGCAGAAACTCGCAATCTTTTGAGACAATTTGATTCCGTATTCCAAACGGGCTTGCATACATTGTTGGAAGCGGAAGTTCTGCAAGGCGATGAGTTCAGGGCCCTATTGTCACAAACGAAGGAAGAAGTTACTGTATAA
- a CDS encoding ComEC/Rec2 family competence protein, producing MLWKKAWRWWMVVLSAIFLSACSIDSHLYLQEAAVKIDDPFETETEQEFSGLIVTYLALPHGESTLLRMPGGKTMLIDTGTAEDWPILSARLAELKITRLDYVVLTNDQPEHMGGFASLSQQVLVNAVILPKLIAPSIRHVVLLRSNQKQMEAEQGQVLTLEQDISMEVLLPDEPLFLSPQNNSLVFRLTHGQLRFLFMSAVNEKAEERLLERQNDRLKAEVLKVAGQGSNQGSSQPFLTKVDPQVAIIQTGRSRDQMKDGQTEVMERLGESWAETYVTSHDGSITILSNGKEYRILKQKN from the coding sequence ATGTTATGGAAAAAAGCGTGGCGTTGGTGGATGGTAGTTCTTAGTGCGATTTTCCTTAGCGCATGCTCGATTGATAGCCATTTGTATTTGCAAGAAGCAGCAGTGAAGATAGATGACCCGTTTGAAACGGAGACAGAACAGGAATTTTCGGGTCTCATTGTCACCTACTTGGCACTTCCACATGGTGAGAGCACGCTTTTGAGAATGCCAGGCGGTAAAACGATGCTGATTGATACGGGTACGGCAGAAGATTGGCCCATTCTTTCGGCGCGCTTGGCAGAGCTCAAGATCACACGGCTCGATTATGTAGTGTTGACGAACGACCAGCCTGAGCATATGGGAGGCTTCGCTTCATTGAGCCAACAAGTGCTTGTAAATGCCGTCATTTTGCCCAAGCTGATCGCGCCATCCATTCGCCATGTCGTGCTGCTTCGCTCCAACCAAAAGCAGATGGAAGCAGAGCAAGGACAAGTACTCACTCTTGAACAAGATATCTCCATGGAAGTGTTGCTCCCGGATGAACCGTTATTTTTATCGCCCCAGAATAATTCTCTCGTTTTTCGATTGACGCATGGCCAACTGCGATTTTTATTTATGAGTGCCGTGAATGAAAAAGCAGAAGAGCGACTGTTGGAACGGCAAAATGACAGATTGAAGGCGGAAGTGCTAAAGGTAGCTGGTCAGGGAAGCAATCAAGGCTCTTCGCAACCGTTTCTGACGAAGGTCGATCCCCAGGTCGCCATTATTCAGACAGGCCGATCGCGGGATCAAATGAAAGACGGTCAGACGGAAGTCATGGAGCGTCTGGGTGAGTCATGGGCTGAGACATACGTTACCAGCCACGACGGTTCCATTACCATTTTATCGAATGGAAAAGAATATCGGATTTTGAAGCAAAAGAATTAG
- a CDS encoding DUF5590 domain-containing protein, whose translation MLVRIILSIVAVILLTGAGFAYHLTASVAGERNQFEETIRQWVQDRTTITEIETIDEYRGKESYAVVIGKNKAGTQVVAWMTDQKVSFDRMDLAVPKKNVEEAVYKSFPQSEITHLVPGLENDKKFWEVTVKDKDGRFHYIHYDLFTGALLTSYVLSPS comes from the coding sequence GTGTTAGTACGAATTATCCTATCAATTGTAGCCGTCATTTTACTTACGGGAGCTGGGTTCGCCTATCATCTGACGGCTTCTGTAGCAGGAGAGCGCAATCAATTTGAGGAAACCATTCGTCAGTGGGTCCAGGATCGCACGACAATCACTGAGATTGAAACCATTGATGAATATCGAGGCAAGGAGAGCTACGCTGTCGTCATTGGGAAAAATAAGGCGGGGACACAAGTTGTCGCTTGGATGACCGATCAAAAAGTTAGCTTCGATCGAATGGATCTTGCTGTTCCAAAAAAGAATGTAGAAGAGGCGGTTTACAAGTCCTTCCCGCAATCGGAGATCACTCATTTGGTTCCTGGTCTTGAAAACGATAAGAAATTTTGGGAAGTCACTGTCAAAGACAAAGACGGTCGTTTTCACTACATTCACTATGATCTATTCACTGGCGCTCTGTTAACCTCATACGTGCTCTCGCCAAGCTAA